One stretch of Candidatus Leptovillus gracilis DNA includes these proteins:
- a CDS encoding DoxX family protein, producing the protein MTKITTHRGEIIDDPQIIKTLLNDPRAGWLWLVLRVWLGWQWLSSGWGKIGNPAWMDGGQALRGFWQGAVAIPETGRPPIAFDWYRSFLQTLLDAQAYTWFAKLVVYGEVLIGIALILGAFTGVAAFFGAMMNWNFMMAGSASTNPMLFIIAVGLIMAWKVAGHIGADYFLLRWIGTPWGWVYTPTEKRLSISPNQPDSAPAG; encoded by the coding sequence ATGACAAAAATCACCACCCATAGAGGCGAGATCATAGACGATCCACAAATTATTAAGACCTTGTTGAATGATCCCCGCGCTGGTTGGCTGTGGTTGGTCTTGCGCGTCTGGCTGGGCTGGCAGTGGTTGTCGTCTGGTTGGGGCAAAATTGGCAACCCCGCCTGGATGGATGGCGGTCAGGCGCTGCGCGGTTTCTGGCAAGGCGCCGTCGCCATCCCGGAGACCGGCCGTCCGCCGATTGCTTTTGATTGGTATCGCAGCTTTCTGCAAACCTTGCTCGACGCCCAGGCCTATACCTGGTTTGCCAAATTGGTTGTGTATGGCGAGGTGCTAATTGGCATTGCCCTGATTCTTGGTGCGTTCACCGGTGTCGCCGCCTTCTTCGGCGCGATGATGAACTGGAACTTTATGATGGCCGGCAGCGCCAGTACCAACCCCATGCTCTTCATCATTGCAGTTGGGCTGATCATGGCCTGGAAAGTGGCCGGGCACATCGGCGCCGATTACTTCCTACTGCGTTGGATTGGCACGCCCTGGGGCTGGGTGTACACCCCGACTGAAAAGCGCCTGTCCATCAGCCCTAACCAACCAGATTCAGCGCCTGCCGGGTAA
- a CDS encoding helix-turn-helix domain-containing protein, with protein MSKLLDEFNIADVESLKVITHPLRLQLLERLKQAQTVKELAAALVLPPTKLYYHINLLEEKGFIHVVDTQIVSGIIEKRYQAVARQYHIDDNLLATSSDEGPVNALLGSFFTMAQREFQQSIRAGLVNLKEKGQPHKGSLLRANFHLSEEQARALYGRLDALLQEYDALSQTNETDPQTPLYNLTLAFFPVHRPTENSSTP; from the coding sequence ATGTCCAAACTTCTGGACGAATTCAACATCGCCGACGTCGAAAGCCTCAAGGTCATCACCCACCCGCTGCGGCTGCAACTGCTAGAACGGTTGAAGCAGGCACAAACTGTCAAAGAATTGGCCGCCGCGCTTGTCCTGCCGCCGACGAAGTTGTACTACCACATCAATTTATTGGAAGAAAAAGGGTTCATTCATGTGGTAGATACACAAATCGTCTCCGGCATTATTGAGAAGCGGTATCAGGCGGTGGCGCGCCAATACCATATTGACGACAACCTATTGGCGACGAGCAGCGATGAAGGGCCGGTGAATGCGCTGCTTGGCTCATTTTTTACCATGGCGCAGCGCGAATTTCAGCAGAGCATCCGCGCCGGGCTGGTAAATCTGAAAGAGAAAGGGCAGCCCCACAAAGGCAGTTTGCTGCGGGCAAACTTTCATCTGTCGGAGGAGCAGGCACGGGCGTTGTACGGCCGTCTGGATGCCCTGCTGCAAGAATACGACGCGCTTTCCCAAACCAACGAGACCGATCCGCAAACCCCGCTTTACAACCTGACGCTGGCCTTTTTCCCGGTTCACCGTCCCACAGAAAACAGCAGCACACCATAG
- a CDS encoding S9 family peptidase → MYRIESLLSARLFLTPQVVGDQLFFISNLNGRNNLYRMKLGGSVPQPLLPGNIALQNPHLIEGRSFIVFPDLGKIMVLIDQDGDENYQPAIISIDGGYPEFPFRETFPNHSVMAVGEKLAQNTVYFIAQSRSESLFTSYLADMSTGELEKISEGTYGMFPMGINESNDQFILAEQFGMGDPVLYHASRADKTPRHFYGVTLAQRQAGQKVEPTAVSNLHFTANGQGLIFSSILFDDSYSLAYMPFADPEHVTPIHLKGVRHSGVGEMETVEHLTGSRYSLQFNIDGCTWLYEGELDETTWTMSLVHLLCGEGELSNGVLESVTYDAAGDRFALSFSTSTSPTQLYTIEGAARDQIRRHTNEQVLGIAPDLLSAGEDASFVSYDGLRISARLYLPAAELGYEGQRPLIYYVHGGPQGQERPDFAWFSMPFIQFLTLNGFAVFVPNVRGSTGYGFAYMKRVERDWGGQDRLDHVHAMTQVLPQDPRLDVSRAGVVGRSYGGYMTLTLASRHPELWSAAVDMFGPYDLSQFAGRVPETWKPFMKMLVGDPETEQEFLQERSPRTYIHQIECPLLVVQGQNDPRVIEQESRELVEELRGLGKTVDYLLFADEGHDVLKFENRVTVYNRMTAFFQEQLS, encoded by the coding sequence ATGTATCGAATCGAGTCCCTTCTATCCGCGCGCCTGTTTCTGACGCCCCAAGTAGTGGGCGACCAGCTTTTTTTCATCAGCAATTTAAACGGCCGTAACAACCTCTACCGCATGAAACTCGGCGGCAGCGTGCCCCAACCCCTGCTGCCCGGCAACATCGCCCTGCAAAATCCACACCTCATCGAAGGTCGTTCCTTCATCGTCTTCCCCGATCTAGGCAAAATCATGGTGCTGATTGACCAGGACGGTGACGAAAATTACCAACCGGCAATCATCTCCATAGACGGCGGCTACCCGGAATTTCCCTTCCGCGAGACGTTCCCCAATCACAGCGTCATGGCCGTCGGCGAAAAGTTGGCGCAAAACACCGTCTACTTCATCGCCCAATCGCGCAGCGAATCCCTCTTTACCTCTTACCTGGCCGACATGTCTACCGGTGAGTTGGAAAAAATCAGCGAAGGCACGTATGGCATGTTCCCGATGGGCATCAACGAAAGCAACGACCAGTTCATCCTGGCTGAGCAGTTTGGCATGGGCGATCCCGTCCTCTACCACGCCAGCCGGGCCGACAAGACGCCACGGCACTTTTATGGGGTGACATTGGCGCAGCGGCAGGCGGGGCAGAAGGTGGAGCCAACGGCCGTTTCCAACCTCCACTTCACCGCCAATGGGCAGGGCCTCATCTTCTCCAGCATCCTCTTCGACGACAGCTACAGCCTGGCCTACATGCCCTTCGCCGATCCGGAACATGTGACGCCTATTCACCTGAAGGGCGTCCGCCACAGCGGCGTGGGCGAGATGGAAACTGTGGAACATCTGACTGGCAGCCGCTACAGCCTGCAATTTAACATTGACGGCTGCACCTGGCTCTACGAAGGCGAACTCGACGAAACAACCTGGACGATGAGCCTGGTCCATTTACTTTGCGGCGAAGGGGAATTGTCCAACGGTGTGCTGGAATCGGTGACCTACGACGCAGCCGGCGACCGCTTTGCCCTTTCCTTCTCCACCTCCACCTCGCCGACGCAGCTTTACACGATCGAAGGGGCCGCACGGGACCAGATTCGGCGGCACACCAACGAGCAAGTGCTGGGCATCGCCCCAGACCTGCTTTCGGCCGGCGAAGACGCCTCGTTTGTCTCGTATGATGGGCTGCGCATATCGGCCCGGCTGTATCTACCGGCAGCGGAATTAGGCTATGAGGGGCAACGGCCGTTAATCTACTACGTTCACGGCGGCCCCCAGGGACAGGAACGACCCGATTTCGCCTGGTTCTCCATGCCTTTCATCCAATTCCTCACCCTCAACGGCTTTGCCGTTTTTGTGCCCAACGTCCGCGGCAGCACGGGCTACGGCTTTGCCTACATGAAGCGCGTCGAGCGCGACTGGGGCGGCCAGGACCGGCTGGACCACGTTCACGCCATGACCCAGGTATTGCCCCAAGACCCCCGCCTGGACGTCAGCCGCGCCGGGGTGGTCGGCCGTTCTTATGGCGGTTATATGACGCTAACCCTGGCCAGCCGCCACCCAGAGCTGTGGTCGGCGGCGGTGGATATGTTTGGCCCGTATGATCTGAGCCAATTTGCCGGGCGTGTGCCGGAAACATGGAAGCCATTCATGAAAATGCTGGTTGGCGACCCGGAGACGGAGCAAGAGTTTTTGCAAGAACGTTCGCCGCGCACCTACATCCATCAGATCGAATGCCCGCTGCTGGTCGTCCAGGGGCAAAACGACCCGCGTGTCATTGAGCAAGAATCGCGGGAACTGGTGGAGGAGCTGCGCGGGTTGGGCAAAACAGTGGATTATTTGCTCTTTGCCGACGAAGGCCACGACGTGCTGAAATTTGAAAACCGGGTAACAGTCTACAATCGGATGACTGCGTTTTTTCAGGAACAGTTGTCGTAA
- a CDS encoding alpha-D-glucose phosphate-specific phosphoglucomutase gives MATPTHPLAGKPAPRSLLENIPRLISAYYTHKPDSTDLAQQVAFGTSGHRGSSLDGKFNEDHILAICQALVEYRRGQGIDGPLYVGMDTHALSEPALATAVEVFAANEVDIVIQAGLGYTPTPVISHAILTHNYMGKGGTADGVVITPSHNPPNDGGFKYNPPSGGPADTGTTKVIQNRANEIMRQGLTAVRRMPYQKALQAPTTHLYDYITPYVADLGSIINMPAIAAAGLKIGVDPLGGAGIAYWEPIVAMYGLDLEVVNTAVDPTFAFMTVDKDGKIRMDCSSPYAMAGLISLKDQFDVAFGNDPDYDRHGIVTPSAGLLNPNHYLAVAIWYLFQNRPGWRPDAAVGKTLVSSSMIDRVAAHLGRRLAEVPVGFKYFVDGLVDGSYGFGGEESAGASFLRQDGTVWTTDKDGIILDLLAAEITAVTGQDPGQHYQALEAQFGSPVYERMDAPANREQKAVLASLSPEMVEAAELAGEPITAKLTRAPGNNEPIGGLKVVTQNGWFAARPSGTEEIYKIYAESFNGPEHLKRIQEEAQTIVQAAFRKAGI, from the coding sequence ATGGCAACCCCAACCCATCCCCTGGCCGGAAAACCCGCGCCACGCAGTCTATTGGAAAACATCCCTCGTCTTATTTCCGCGTATTACACCCACAAACCGGACTCAACCGACCTGGCGCAGCAGGTGGCGTTTGGCACGTCGGGGCATCGCGGCAGTTCGTTGGACGGCAAGTTCAACGAGGACCACATCCTGGCGATTTGCCAGGCGTTGGTGGAGTACCGGCGCGGGCAGGGGATTGATGGGCCGTTGTACGTGGGCATGGACACGCACGCTTTGTCGGAACCGGCGCTGGCAACGGCCGTTGAAGTGTTTGCCGCCAACGAGGTAGACATCGTCATCCAGGCCGGGCTGGGGTACACACCCACGCCGGTCATCAGTCACGCCATCCTGACGCACAACTACATGGGCAAAGGGGGCACGGCCGATGGCGTGGTCATCACCCCGTCGCACAACCCGCCCAACGATGGCGGTTTTAAATACAACCCCCCTTCCGGCGGTCCGGCGGACACAGGCACCACCAAAGTGATTCAGAATCGGGCCAATGAAATCATGCGGCAGGGATTAACGGCCGTGCGCCGTATGCCCTATCAAAAAGCGCTGCAAGCCCCCACGACCCACCTTTACGATTACATCACGCCCTACGTGGCCGATCTGGGCAGCATTATCAACATGCCGGCTATCGCCGCCGCCGGGCTGAAAATTGGCGTGGATCCGTTGGGTGGGGCGGGCATCGCCTATTGGGAACCGATTGTGGCGATGTATGGGCTGGATTTAGAGGTGGTGAACACGGCCGTTGACCCCACCTTCGCCTTCATGACTGTAGACAAAGACGGCAAAATCCGTATGGACTGCTCCTCGCCATATGCGATGGCCGGCCTGATCAGCCTGAAAGACCAGTTTGACGTGGCCTTTGGCAACGACCCGGACTACGACAGGCACGGCATCGTGACGCCCAGCGCCGGTCTGCTGAACCCCAACCATTACCTGGCTGTGGCTATCTGGTATCTGTTCCAAAACCGACCGGGCTGGCGGCCCGATGCGGCGGTGGGTAAAACGCTCGTTTCCAGTTCGATGATTGACCGTGTGGCCGCCCATCTGGGGCGGCGGCTGGCGGAAGTGCCGGTGGGTTTTAAGTATTTTGTGGATGGGCTGGTGGATGGCTCTTACGGTTTTGGCGGTGAGGAAAGCGCCGGGGCCTCCTTTTTGCGGCAGGATGGCACGGTGTGGACGACGGACAAGGACGGCATTATTTTGGATTTGTTGGCGGCGGAGATAACGGCCGTTACCGGCCAGGACCCCGGCCAGCATTATCAGGCGCTCGAAGCGCAGTTTGGCAGCCCAGTTTACGAGCGTATGGATGCCCCGGCCAACCGCGAACAAAAAGCGGTCCTGGCCAGCCTGTCGCCAGAGATGGTCGAGGCGGCCGAGCTGGCCGGCGAACCCATCACCGCCAAACTCACCCGCGCGCCGGGCAACAACGAGCCTATCGGCGGGTTGAAAGTGGTGACGCAAAATGGCTGGTTTGCCGCACGGCCGTCGGGCACGGAAGAGATTTATAAAATTTACGCCGAGAGCTTCAATGGGCCGGAACACCTGAAGCGTATTCAAGAAGAGGCACAGACCATCGTTCAGGCGGCGTTCCGCAAAGCAGGTATATAG
- a CDS encoding transcriptional repressor translates to MYDLQTILDTLRQRQFRITPQREMIIAALLQGEPHEHLTAEAVFTIVQGQASGVNLATVYRTLNFLVEQGLIQRADLGEGGVVYSSLHHGPHIHLVCRQCGQVAEMEASPLDGLAQQCQQTQGFVVDLHHVSLPGLCAACAT, encoded by the coding sequence ATGTACGATCTGCAAACCATTCTGGACACCCTGCGCCAGCGCCAATTCCGCATCACACCACAGCGGGAGATGATTATCGCCGCGCTGCTGCAAGGCGAGCCTCACGAGCACCTGACGGCCGAAGCGGTGTTTACCATCGTGCAAGGCCAGGCCAGCGGCGTCAATCTGGCAACGGTGTACCGCACGCTCAACTTCCTGGTGGAGCAAGGGCTGATCCAGCGGGCAGACCTGGGCGAAGGCGGCGTAGTTTACTCGTCGCTGCATCATGGGCCACACATCCACTTGGTTTGCCGCCAGTGCGGGCAGGTGGCAGAGATGGAGGCGTCGCCGCTGGATGGATTGGCGCAGCAGTGCCAGCAGACGCAAGGCTTTGTGGTGGATTTGCACCACGTCTCGCTGCCTGGCCTCTGCGCAGCCTGCGCCACATAA
- a CDS encoding DUF4382 domain-containing protein — MKTGITWSLSLLLLLMLSLLMACSPAETGELAFRANGEDFVRQGFVSKDGWEITFDHVYVNLSDITAYQTDPPYDAHSAAPIESKTRAALPGVHLVDLAEGGADAEPLFIGAAADAPAGQFNALSWRMAPAADGAAAGSTLVMVGTAVAGSQTIPFTISIPTSYEYWCGDYVGDGRKGILAANSTTDLELTFHFDHIFGDAATPADDDLNLGAPGFAPFAAVASGGQLNATLSDLQAQMDPAAYQALVDILPSLGHVGEGHCHSQ, encoded by the coding sequence ATGAAAACAGGAATCACATGGTCGTTATCACTACTATTATTGCTTATGTTGTCTCTGCTGATGGCGTGTTCGCCAGCGGAGACAGGCGAACTGGCCTTCCGCGCCAATGGCGAGGATTTTGTGCGGCAAGGTTTTGTGTCGAAAGATGGCTGGGAGATTACCTTTGATCATGTCTACGTGAATCTGAGCGACATCACCGCCTACCAAACCGATCCGCCTTACGACGCCCATTCGGCAGCGCCAATTGAAAGCAAAACGCGGGCGGCGCTGCCTGGCGTACATCTGGTGGATCTGGCCGAGGGTGGCGCGGACGCGGAACCACTGTTCATTGGCGCAGCGGCCGATGCGCCGGCCGGGCAGTTTAACGCACTGTCGTGGCGGATGGCCCCGGCGGCCGATGGCGCGGCGGCGGGCAGCACTCTGGTGATGGTGGGCACGGCCGTTGCCGGTTCCCAAACCATCCCCTTCACCATTAGCATCCCTACCAGCTACGAATACTGGTGCGGCGACTACGTGGGCGATGGGCGCAAAGGCATCCTGGCAGCCAACAGCACAACCGACCTGGAACTGACCTTCCACTTCGACCATATCTTCGGCGACGCCGCTACACCGGCCGACGATGACCTGAACCTGGGCGCGCCCGGTTTTGCCCCGTTTGCGGCCGTGGCCAGCGGCGGCCAACTCAATGCCACCCTGAGCGACCTACAAGCGCAAATGGACCCGGCCGCGTATCAGGCGTTGGTAGACATTTTGCCCAGCCTGGGGCACGTCGGCGAAGGGCATTGTCACAGCCAGTAG
- a CDS encoding carboxypeptidase regulatory-like domain-containing protein, with amino-acid sequence MKRQIWWTAALVWLLAGTATAAAHGAKIEYSLDTVIQIQARYDSGEPMGGGQVVVYAPNDPATPWLTGVADENGRFTFTPDPALPGTWDVQVRQAGHGDIIHIPVGGGSQAAAAGYTTPQIILMSASVVWGMVGTALYFSRRPAHAHS; translated from the coding sequence ATGAAACGACAGATTTGGTGGACAGCCGCGTTGGTCTGGCTGCTGGCGGGAACGGCGACAGCCGCCGCGCACGGAGCCAAGATTGAGTATAGTCTGGACACAGTGATTCAAATTCAGGCGCGTTATGATTCCGGCGAGCCGATGGGCGGCGGGCAGGTGGTGGTGTATGCGCCCAACGACCCGGCGACGCCGTGGTTGACAGGGGTGGCGGATGAGAACGGCCGTTTTACCTTCACCCCTGACCCCGCTTTGCCCGGAACCTGGGACGTACAGGTGCGGCAGGCGGGGCATGGCGACATCATCCACATTCCCGTGGGCGGCGGCAGCCAAGCCGCCGCGGCCGGCTACACGACGCCACAAATCATCCTCATGTCGGCCAGCGTGGTGTGGGGCATGGTGGGCACGGCGCTCTATTTCTCGCGGAGGCCAGCCCATGCACATTCCTGA
- the cbiM gene encoding cobalt transporter CbiM: protein MHIPDGILPTSVLVGGYAVTGVATWLSLRKINQQANPQAGVPKAALLTAAFFVASWIHIPVPPTSVHLVLNGLLGVVLGYYAFPAILIGLFLQAIMFQHGGLTTLGVNAAMMGIPALLAYGLFRLGLRLAPADPASPKQRTIIGAAAFVAGAVGLALAAFIAFSLLITTIPATLAVEMERAAVTALTLAHLPLALIEGVFTVFVVAFLLRVKPEMMANGRKR from the coding sequence ATGCACATTCCTGATGGCATCTTACCGACGAGCGTGTTGGTGGGCGGCTACGCCGTGACTGGCGTCGCGACGTGGCTTTCGCTGCGCAAAATCAATCAGCAGGCGAATCCGCAGGCAGGCGTGCCCAAAGCCGCCCTGCTGACGGCCGCCTTCTTCGTCGCTTCGTGGATTCACATTCCCGTGCCACCGACCAGCGTGCATCTGGTGCTAAACGGACTGCTGGGGGTGGTCCTGGGCTATTACGCCTTCCCGGCCATCCTCATCGGCCTGTTTTTGCAGGCCATCATGTTCCAACATGGCGGCCTGACAACGTTGGGTGTGAACGCGGCGATGATGGGCATTCCGGCGCTGCTGGCTTATGGCCTCTTCCGGTTGGGGCTGCGGCTGGCCCCGGCCGATCCCGCCAGCCCTAAGCAGCGAACCATCATCGGTGCGGCGGCGTTTGTCGCCGGGGCGGTGGGGCTGGCGCTGGCGGCGTTCATCGCCTTCAGCCTGCTCATCACCACCATTCCGGCCACGCTGGCTGTGGAGATGGAACGGGCAGCCGTCACCGCCCTGACATTGGCCCATTTGCCCCTGGCGCTGATCGAGGGCGTGTTTACCGTCTTCGTCGTGGCTTTTCTGCTGCGGGTGAAGCCGGAGATGATGGCTAACGGCCGTAAGCGGTAA
- the cbiQ gene encoding cobalt ECF transporter T component CbiQ, whose translation MDLGLEQFAYLDSPIHRWEARTRLVGLLALIFAFSFVQQMALLPMMGLVTAVLFLLSRLPITFWFNRLRYPGIFLLAVAVLLPFFSGQTVLWQLGPLALRQEGLLEFLLIFVKFVCILTISLVLFGAAPFLTTIKAMRALRLPPILADMLLLTYRYIFELGHDLRTMERAMRLRGFAAGRLSARGARALAAVAGTLLVRSYEQSERVYQAMVLRGYGQTVARPADGFMTTGRDWAALTAVLLVALGFVLAEAMLG comes from the coding sequence ATGGATTTAGGACTGGAACAATTCGCCTATCTCGACTCGCCCATACACCGGTGGGAGGCGCGGACGCGGCTGGTGGGGCTGCTGGCGCTAATTTTTGCCTTCTCGTTTGTGCAGCAGATGGCACTGCTGCCGATGATGGGCCTGGTTACGGCCGTTCTCTTCCTCCTCTCGCGCCTGCCCATCACCTTTTGGTTCAACCGCCTGCGCTATCCGGGCATTTTTCTGCTGGCGGTGGCCGTGCTGCTGCCCTTTTTTAGCGGGCAGACAGTGCTGTGGCAGCTTGGCCCGCTGGCGCTGCGGCAGGAAGGGCTGCTGGAGTTTTTGCTCATTTTCGTCAAATTCGTCTGCATTCTCACCATCAGCCTGGTGCTGTTTGGCGCGGCTCCGTTTCTGACAACCATCAAGGCGATGCGGGCGCTGCGCCTGCCGCCCATCCTGGCCGACATGCTGCTGCTGACCTATCGCTACATCTTTGAATTAGGCCACGATTTGCGCACGATGGAGCGGGCAATGCGGCTGCGCGGCTTTGCGGCCGGGCGGTTGAGCGCGCGCGGCGCGCGCGCGTTGGCGGCCGTAGCCGGTACGCTGTTGGTGCGCAGCTATGAACAATCGGAGCGGGTGTATCAGGCGATGGTGCTGCGCGGTTATGGGCAAACGGTAGCCCGGCCGGCCGACGGGTTTATGACTACCGGGCGAGATTGGGCGGCGTTAACGGCCGTTCTGCTCGTCGCCCTGGGCTTTGTTCTGGCGGAGGCGATGTTAGGATGA
- a CDS encoding ABC transporter ATP-binding protein: MGRETRSPSPHLPISPAALHARDLSFAYSAERVVLHGLNLTIAPGERVGVIGPNGAGKTTLFHLFCGVLAPSGGVVELFGEQVRNGRFHPQVGLLFQNPDDQLFSPSVWDDVAFGPQNLGLSPADVQARVASALALTGTTDLAQRPPHHLSGGEKRMVSIAGVLAMQPRLVIYDEPSANLDIRARRRLIRFLQNTSETMLISAHDLELILEVCDRVLLLDEGCIIADGPPRQVMDDVTLMEAHGLERPHSLTPHSHR; this comes from the coding sequence ATGGGGAGAGAAACTCGCTCCCCATCTCCCCATCTCCCCATCTCCCCTGCGGCGCTGCACGCGCGTGACCTGTCGTTTGCTTACAGCGCCGAGCGGGTTGTGCTGCACGGCCTGAATCTCACCATTGCTCCTGGCGAACGAGTAGGGGTGATTGGCCCCAACGGGGCGGGCAAGACGACATTGTTTCATCTATTTTGTGGCGTGTTGGCCCCATCCGGGGGAGTGGTGGAACTGTTTGGCGAGCAGGTAAGGAACGGCCGTTTCCATCCCCAGGTCGGTCTGCTCTTCCAAAATCCCGACGACCAGCTCTTCAGTCCATCGGTGTGGGACGACGTGGCTTTTGGCCCGCAAAACCTGGGCCTGTCACCGGCCGACGTGCAGGCCAGAGTCGCGTCTGCGCTGGCCCTCACCGGCACAACCGACCTGGCCCAGCGCCCGCCCCATCACCTCTCCGGCGGCGAAAAGCGCATGGTCTCCATCGCCGGGGTGTTGGCGATGCAGCCCCGGCTGGTCATTTACGACGAGCCGAGCGCCAACCTGGACATTCGCGCCCGCCGCCGCCTGATTCGTTTCCTGCAAAACACATCGGAGACCATGCTCATCTCCGCCCATGACCTGGAGCTGATCCTGGAAGTGTGTGACCGGGTGCTGCTGCTGGACGAGGGCTGCATCATCGCCGACGGCCCACCGCGCCAGGTGATGGACGATGTGACCCTGATGGAAGCCCACGGCCTGGAGCGCCCCCACTCGCTGACGCCCCATTCCCATCGATGA
- a CDS encoding 1-phosphofructokinase family hexose kinase: MILCLNANAAIDKTVTVPAFRLGRIHRPTTVIALPGGKGCNVARALQQLGAKPVVAGWVGGCAGQFIAAGLHREGIATDFTPTDVESRTCLSILDEATGVMTEIYENGAPLPPDTVTALVDHFQAIVGRFAAVTLSGSLPPGAPPDFYATLIEIAHAANVPTYLDSSKEALRDGVAARPFLIKPNQAEIGALTARPLHSLADYAAAAADIAARYETIVLLSLGQDGAIAAGNGELLRVYTPPVAAQSAVGSGDCLLAGLAYGFTTGLPLAEAVRCGVAAGTANTLTLGAGRFALTDFHSILAQVVVREEIGDNDAAGSR, from the coding sequence ATGATTTTATGCCTGAACGCCAACGCCGCCATAGATAAAACCGTCACCGTGCCCGCCTTCCGGCTCGGCCGAATCCATCGCCCGACCACGGTGATCGCCCTGCCGGGCGGCAAGGGCTGTAATGTCGCCCGCGCGCTGCAACAGTTGGGCGCAAAGCCGGTTGTCGCCGGTTGGGTGGGCGGCTGCGCCGGCCAGTTTATCGCCGCCGGGCTGCACCGTGAAGGCATTGCCACCGATTTCACGCCAACCGATGTTGAATCGCGCACCTGTCTTTCTATTCTGGATGAGGCAACGGGGGTGATGACCGAAATCTATGAAAATGGCGCACCGCTGCCGCCGGACACAGTGACCGCCCTGGTAGACCATTTCCAGGCGATTGTCGGCCGGTTTGCTGCCGTGACGCTCTCCGGCAGCCTGCCGCCGGGCGCGCCGCCCGATTTCTACGCCACGCTCATCGAAATCGCCCACGCGGCCAATGTGCCGACCTATCTGGACAGCAGTAAAGAGGCATTGCGTGATGGGGTGGCGGCACGGCCGTTTCTCATCAAGCCCAATCAGGCCGAAATCGGCGCCCTCACCGCCCGCCCGCTGCACAGTTTAGCCGATTACGCCGCCGCCGCTGCCGACATCGCCGCCCGTTATGAGACGATTGTGCTGTTGTCGTTGGGCCAGGACGGGGCGATTGCCGCCGGGAACGGCGAACTGCTGCGCGTTTACACGCCTCCTGTCGCCGCGCAAAGCGCGGTGGGGTCGGGTGATTGTTTGCTGGCGGGGTTGGCTTATGGCTTCACCACCGGCCTGCCTTTGGCCGAGGCTGTGCGCTGCGGCGTGGCGGCGGGCACGGCCAATACCCTCACTCTGGGCGCGGGGCGCTTTGCCCTGACCGACTTCCATTCGATTTTGGCGCAGGTGGTGGTGCGGGAAGAGATCGGCGACAATGACGCCGCTGGATCACGGTAA
- a CDS encoding class II fructose-bisphosphate aldolase translates to MTLCNLKPWLLRAQREGFAVGAFNANTLEQVQAIVAAAQAENAPVMIQVSHRALGYIGQGNEVRGLQYVAAIGQIAAASVDVPVALHLDHANETEVLQAIALGFTSVMFDGAELHFADNVAITRRLREAAQAAGVCLEAEIGEVPKPDGAPFDPAAIALTDPAAAAEFVRATGVDTLAIALGSVHGLKEKHVTLDLARLRAIRALVNASLVLHGSSGVTDADIAQGIQMGLCKVNVATQLNKAFTTAVRHTLATSPDLVDPRPYLAAGRAAQMEAVRERIRFCGSAGKAELC, encoded by the coding sequence ATGACACTATGTAACCTCAAACCCTGGCTCCTGCGCGCCCAGCGCGAAGGGTTTGCTGTGGGGGCGTTCAACGCCAATACCCTAGAACAGGTCCAGGCCATCGTCGCCGCGGCGCAGGCTGAAAATGCGCCGGTGATGATTCAGGTCAGCCATCGCGCCCTGGGCTACATCGGCCAGGGCAATGAAGTGCGCGGCCTGCAATATGTGGCGGCTATCGGCCAGATTGCCGCCGCCAGCGTAGATGTGCCCGTCGCCCTGCATCTGGACCACGCCAACGAAACCGAAGTGCTGCAAGCCATCGCCCTGGGCTTCACCTCTGTCATGTTTGACGGCGCTGAACTGCACTTCGCCGACAATGTTGCCATCACCCGGCGACTGCGTGAAGCGGCGCAGGCGGCCGGCGTCTGCCTGGAAGCGGAAATCGGCGAAGTGCCCAAGCCGGATGGCGCGCCCTTCGACCCGGCGGCCATCGCCCTGACCGACCCTGCCGCCGCCGCTGAATTTGTTCGGGCCACCGGCGTGGATACATTGGCGATTGCCCTGGGATCGGTGCATGGGCTGAAGGAGAAACACGTCACCCTGGACCTGGCGCGGCTGCGGGCGATTCGGGCATTGGTGAATGCGTCGCTGGTGCTGCATGGTTCGTCGGGCGTCACCGACGCCGACATTGCCCAGGGCATTCAAATGGGCTTGTGTAAGGTGAACGTGGCGACTCAGTTGAACAAAGCGTTTACAACGGCCGTGCGCCACACCCTCGCCACATCCCCAGACCTGGTTGACCCACGTCCCTATCTGGCGGCCGGCCGCGCTGCCCAAATGGAAGCCGTGCGCGAGCGAATCCGTTTCTGCGGTTCGGCCGGTAAAGCTGAGTTGTGTTGA